The following coding sequences lie in one Arachis ipaensis cultivar K30076 chromosome B05, Araip1.1, whole genome shotgun sequence genomic window:
- the LOC107640804 gene encoding uncharacterized protein LOC107640804 — MDMLNKINPEKEAWILKVKGCKIQATVWKTMIYRFKELLSEGQVYVMKLFSVVPNQGSYRATRHQFKLIFQFRTTVRADTCDFIPKTTLTICPFTELLNTKEDFDFLVDVLGLLVSVSEDKEYDKDGKKMKKAVMELAENDYRIRCALFGEYFDELNRSLSFGYAEQLVVVLQLAKVKVFRGLYHVPFISFVSLI, encoded by the exons ATGGATATGCTCAATAAGATTAATCCAGAGAAGGAAGCATGGATCCTCAAAGTTAAG GGGTGCAAGATACAAGCTACTGTTTGGAAGACTATGATTTATAGGTTCAAAGAACTTCTCTCCGAGGGTCAAGTATATGTCATGAAGCTCTTCTCTGTTGTGCCAAACCAAGGATCTTATAGGGCCACTAGGCATCAGTTTAAGTTGATTTTCCAATTCAGGACCACTGTCAGGGCTGATACATGCGATTTTATTCCAAAAACTACTCTTACAATCTGTCCTTTCACTGAACTTTTGAATACCAAAGAGGATTTTGATTTCTTAGTTG ATGTGTTGGGTCTGTTGGTCTCTGTGTCAGAAGACAAAGAATATGATAAGGAtggaaagaagatgaagaaggctGTGATGGAACTTGCTGAAAATGA TTATAGGATTCGGTGTGCCTTATTTGGTGAATATTTTGATGAACTTAATCGATCTCTATCTTTTGGGTATGCTGAACAGCTAGTTGTGGTTTTACAACTTGCCAAAGTTAAGGTTTTTAGAGGTTTGTATCATGTACCTTTCATTTCATTTGTGTCACTTATCTGA